In one Hyphomicrobium sp. 99 genomic region, the following are encoded:
- a CDS encoding molybdopterin-binding protein produces MKISARNVIKGTIVDVHKGATTSHVRIDVGSGTIVTASITNEAVDDLGLVKGMAASAVIKATDVMVMVN; encoded by the coding sequence ATGAAAATCAGCGCGAGGAACGTCATCAAAGGAACAATCGTCGACGTCCACAAGGGCGCGACGACGTCCCACGTCCGAATCGATGTCGGCAGCGGCACCATAGTGACGGCGTCGATTACCAACGAGGCAGTCGACGACCTCGGTCTCGTCAAAGGCATGGCGGCGTCTGCCGTGATCAAAGCGACCGACGTCATGGTCATGGTGAACTGA
- a CDS encoding M50 family metallopeptidase, with protein sequence MNYVADTPRLELCRLAGIPIKVDITFALVPLFLLGIVQQSPVAFSVLVAGVFLSVLLHEFGHAIIARLFAVPVSEILVGGFYGYTRMLSAPPSKLANIIILFAGPLTNGLIFLLCWNALGQPDVSLTGRFGPIDPAPWLEGSPWKLQAVWTLGSINLAMLVFNLLPAFPLDGGKIYRDVLSALLPDTAAIRTIALLGVIIGLASAYIGFRISLVMLLIGAQIAIINWSILKAPRDAENN encoded by the coding sequence ATGAATTATGTTGCCGACACGCCGAGACTTGAACTCTGCCGCCTTGCCGGAATTCCGATCAAGGTCGACATTACGTTTGCGCTCGTGCCGCTATTTCTGCTGGGCATCGTCCAGCAATCGCCGGTTGCCTTCTCCGTCCTCGTGGCAGGCGTATTTTTGTCTGTGCTGCTGCACGAGTTCGGACACGCGATCATCGCCCGGCTTTTCGCCGTTCCGGTTAGCGAAATCCTGGTCGGCGGGTTCTACGGCTACACGCGAATGCTCAGCGCGCCGCCCTCGAAACTCGCGAACATCATCATCCTGTTTGCAGGACCGCTGACCAACGGCCTCATTTTCCTTCTCTGTTGGAACGCCCTCGGCCAGCCGGACGTCAGCCTCACTGGGCGCTTCGGCCCGATCGACCCCGCACCCTGGCTCGAAGGCAGCCCGTGGAAATTACAAGCGGTCTGGACACTCGGCAGCATCAACCTCGCAATGCTGGTCTTCAACCTGCTCCCGGCTTTCCCGCTCGACGGTGGAAAGATCTACCGCGACGTGCTCAGCGCGTTGCTGCCCGATACCGCCGCTATCCGGACAATCGCGCTCTTGGGCGTCATCATCGGGTTGGCAAGCGCCTACATCGGCTTTCGCATCAGCCTCGTGATGCTCCTGATCGGCGCCCAGATCGCGATCATCAACTGGTCGATCCTGAAAGCGCCGCGAGACGCGGAAAATAATTAG
- a CDS encoding TonB-dependent siderophore receptor, with product MSRIALAAVAAVCLVVVESHQAEAQQPPTPGGNVTADEASVLPPVVVQSPTEPLGQRAKPKASSQNVKAASGTAKENTIDAGEGSAAGASPTGSTSGSGGPAIGVFTLGQIDMIGGSTVTNEAMWTFNKNSLDQAVNLLPGVSSSNSGGSRNEKDIFVRGFNRYQVPLSIDGVRVYLPADNRLDFSRFLTPDLAEVQVAKGYVSVLNGPGGEGGAINLVSRKPTKEIELEGRTGLVTDGDLSSLNSWNAYAYAGTRQKSYYAQVSGNIVDQDHFNLSHDFTPANSSTLGYNQGVAAGFPYQRSGDRDNSDFRDWRINAKVGITPNATDEYSINYTNQQGEKGAPLSTERQIVQGYFNGNTVRYWDWPQWDTSSLSWLSKTKLGDASYIKTNAFYNTFQNSISFYPNATYTNQFTDSPYDDYSYGGFVEMGTDLIPMNTLKGAIHFRRDFHNEQSINYKYVPTYSVSLDPAKRQSEETWSFALENTFHATRSLDIVTGASYDTNQVLYANGGTDKPDVDAWNWQAAAIYSYSDSGKVHADVSSRTRFPTLFERYSTRFGSKTANPDIAPERATNYEIGISDNVLRNVHVSSAIFYANIDDSIQSAFSGGANSKNSIIGFNADGYNYGFELSADWDVMSGLRLGGNYTYLERHLDFNSATLAPGSTTPEYNSVAATQLEGTPRHKALIYLAWKATDRLTLTPSVELATDRTALVTSCASTLVNTTGAVNATGNCGKTSGYTGKPNYVDLGAYALVNFQAEYAFTEGTTIAIGAMNLLDENYSLADGFPEPGRQLFANVRARF from the coding sequence ATGTCGCGGATTGCGTTGGCCGCCGTAGCGGCCGTGTGCCTTGTCGTTGTCGAATCGCATCAAGCAGAAGCTCAACAGCCACCGACACCGGGCGGCAACGTGACCGCCGACGAAGCCTCGGTCCTCCCGCCCGTCGTTGTCCAATCGCCGACCGAGCCGCTCGGTCAACGCGCCAAGCCCAAAGCTTCATCGCAAAATGTAAAAGCCGCATCGGGCACGGCGAAAGAAAACACCATCGACGCAGGTGAAGGTTCCGCAGCAGGCGCAAGTCCTACCGGCTCAACGTCCGGATCAGGTGGCCCCGCGATCGGCGTCTTCACACTCGGCCAGATCGACATGATCGGCGGCAGCACCGTCACCAACGAAGCAATGTGGACGTTCAACAAGAACTCGCTCGATCAGGCCGTCAACCTGTTGCCCGGCGTATCGTCGTCGAACTCCGGCGGCAGCCGCAACGAAAAAGATATCTTCGTGCGCGGCTTCAATCGCTATCAGGTACCTTTGTCGATCGACGGCGTGCGCGTCTATCTGCCCGCCGATAACCGGCTCGATTTCAGCCGCTTCCTGACACCGGACCTGGCCGAAGTCCAGGTCGCGAAAGGTTACGTGTCGGTCCTGAATGGTCCTGGCGGCGAAGGCGGCGCCATCAATCTCGTCAGCCGCAAGCCGACGAAGGAAATCGAACTCGAAGGCCGCACGGGCCTCGTCACCGATGGCGACCTCAGCAGCCTGAATTCCTGGAACGCTTACGCCTACGCCGGCACGCGTCAGAAGAGCTACTACGCCCAAGTCAGCGGCAACATCGTCGACCAGGACCACTTCAATCTCTCGCACGACTTCACGCCCGCCAATTCCTCGACCCTCGGCTATAACCAGGGCGTCGCGGCGGGCTTCCCGTATCAGCGGAGCGGCGACCGCGATAATTCCGATTTCCGCGATTGGCGTATCAACGCCAAGGTCGGCATCACGCCGAACGCGACGGACGAATACAGCATCAACTACACCAATCAGCAGGGCGAAAAGGGCGCGCCGCTCAGCACCGAACGGCAGATCGTGCAGGGCTACTTCAACGGCAACACGGTCCGCTATTGGGATTGGCCGCAATGGGATACGTCATCGCTATCGTGGCTGTCGAAGACGAAGCTCGGCGATGCATCGTACATCAAGACCAACGCCTTCTATAACACCTTCCAGAACTCGATCTCGTTCTACCCGAACGCGACCTATACGAACCAGTTCACCGACAGCCCGTACGATGACTATTCCTACGGTGGCTTCGTCGAAATGGGCACCGACCTCATTCCGATGAACACGTTGAAGGGCGCGATCCACTTCCGTCGCGACTTCCACAATGAGCAGAGCATCAACTACAAGTATGTACCGACCTACTCTGTTAGCCTTGATCCTGCGAAACGGCAGTCGGAAGAAACCTGGTCGTTCGCTCTCGAGAACACGTTCCACGCAACGCGTTCGCTCGATATCGTGACGGGCGCCAGCTACGACACCAACCAGGTTCTCTACGCCAACGGCGGCACCGATAAGCCAGACGTCGATGCCTGGAACTGGCAAGCCGCCGCGATTTACAGCTACAGCGACAGCGGCAAGGTCCACGCCGACGTGTCGAGCCGCACGCGCTTTCCGACGCTTTTCGAGCGCTACAGCACGCGCTTTGGCTCAAAGACGGCCAACCCCGATATCGCACCGGAGCGCGCCACCAACTACGAAATCGGCATCAGCGATAACGTGCTCCGCAATGTCCACGTCTCGTCGGCGATCTTCTATGCCAACATCGACGACAGCATCCAGAGTGCCTTCTCGGGCGGCGCCAACAGCAAGAACTCGATCATCGGCTTCAACGCCGACGGCTATAACTACGGCTTTGAACTGTCGGCCGACTGGGACGTGATGTCCGGCCTCCGACTTGGCGGAAACTACACATATCTCGAGCGCCACCTCGACTTTAACTCGGCCACCTTGGCTCCGGGCTCGACGACACCAGAATACAATTCCGTCGCCGCCACGCAGCTCGAAGGCACGCCACGGCACAAGGCTCTGATCTATCTTGCCTGGAAGGCAACCGACAGGCTGACGCTAACGCCCAGCGTCGAACTCGCGACAGACCGCACGGCCCTCGTCACCAGCTGCGCATCGACGCTGGTGAATACGACCGGCGCAGTCAACGCGACCGGCAACTGCGGCAAAACGAGTGGCTACACCGGCAAGCCCAACTACGTTGACCTCGGCGCCTATGCTCTGGTTAACTTCCAGGCCGAGTATGCGTTTACCGAGGGCACGACAATCGCGATTGGCGCCATGAACCTGCTCGACGAAAATTATTCTCTCGCAGACGGTTTCCCCGAGCCAGGCCGCCAGTTGTTCGCTAATGTGCGGGCTCGCTTCTGA